The window GGTTGATCGGTTTTTCGATGAAGCCCAGCCCGTTGCGCCAGGCCCACCGCGAGGCCGGGGCGCTGTTGCAACTGTTGCAGCACCTGCGCGAGCGGGCCGTGCTCGAAGGCCAGGAATTCGGGCTGCGCATCGATGCCGAGGGCTATCAGGTGGTGCTTTACGAGCGTCCGGAGTGGCGTGCGGCCGGTGCCGCCTATCGACTGCCCGACGGCCTGTATTTTCGCCTGGAGCTCGAAGGGCAGCCGCTGAAACTGGGCAACCGGCCGAACCAGCCGCAGTTGCTGTTGTTGAGCAGCGACGAAATGAGCGCCTTCACCCTGCATTACGAAACCGCCCAGCGGCGTTGGCTGACGGTTTCCGGAGACGGTCTTGGCGACCCGGCCATCGATGAAGACTGAGGGTGGCTTCACCCTGCTGGAGGTCATGGTGGCACTGGCGGTGTTTGCCCTGTTGTCCGCTGCGGTGCTGTCGGCCAGTGACTATGTGCTGCGCCAGACGGGGAGCTTGCAGCAGCGCGTGTTCGCGGCCTGGCTGGCGGACAACCGCTTGACCGAGTTGCGCCTGCAAGCTGCACCGGGGGCGGGACGACAACAGTGGCTGGAGCGTTTCGATGGTCGTGAGTGGCACCTGAGCCAGACGCTGAGCCCGGTCGTTGACCAGCGCCTGATGCAGGTTGAACTGGAAGTCCGGCTCGGCAGTGACCCGCAACCGCTGCATCGCCTCACGGGCTGGTTGCCGGTTGCACGGCATGAGGTTGAGCCATGACCAGGCAGGGCGGTTTCACCTTGCTTGAGCTGGTGATAGCCCTGGCGATCTTCAGCCTGCTGAGCCTCGGCAGTTGGCGACTCTACGAAGGCCTGTCGCGGGTGCAGGCGCAGGTGTTGGGGCATGGACAGGCGCTGCGCAGCCTGCAACGGGCATTCGCTGTGCTGGAGCGTGATCTGATGCAGGTGGGCGTGTCGCGGGATTCTCCGGCGCTAAGCCTGCGCGAGGGGGCCTTGAGCCTGCAGCGCGGCAACTGGCGCAACCCGCTGGACCAGCCGCGCAGCGAGCGCCAGGAGGTCAGCTATCGACTTGAAGCGCACGACCTCTGGCGTCACAGCCGTAGCCCCGAACGGGTCGTCCCGCACAAGCAGCGGCTGCTCGGCGATGTACGTGGGTTGCGCTGGCGCTTCCACGATCCCAAGGCTGGCTGGCGTGATGACTGGCCAACCGGCGCCAAGCCGCCGCGAGCGGTCGAGGTGACGTTGTCCACCGGGCGTTTCGATCGGATCCGCCGGGTCATCCTGCTGCCGGAGGGCGCATGAGCCCCTCTCGTCAGCAAGGCGTGGCGCTGATCACCGTGCTGCTGATCATGGCCCTGGCCCTGCTGCTGGCCGGTAACCTGCTGCGCAGTCACCGTCTGGCCTTGCAAGGCACCACCCAGTCTCTCCACCAGGTGCAGTTGCGCCAGTGGGCGATTGCCGCCGAGGGCTGGGCCGCGCAACTTTTGCAGGAACCTGGGCCCGCTTCCCGGAACGTCAACCTGTCCCAGGAGTGGGCTCGGAGGCCGTTACCGCTGGTCTTGCCGGGTGTCGAGTTGCACCTGCAGATCGAGGATCTGGCCGGTCGCTTCAACCTGACGCCGCTGCTCGCTCCCGGAAAGGCCGACGAAATCGCCTGGGCGCGCTGGGCCCGGTTGCTGGCGCGGCTGGGCATCGCCGCTATCGACCTTGCGCCGCTGCGGGGTGTCGAGGTGCGTGACCTGAGCCAGTTGCGGCTGTTGCCCGATATGGACGCATCAAGTCTGCGGCGCCTGGAACCCTGGGTCGCCTTGCTGCCGCTTGAGGCCCCGCTCAACGTCAACACCTCCCGGGCTTTGCTGGTGTCGATCCTGGAGGACATGAGTGAAAGCGAGGCGCAGATGCTCATCGAGCGGCGGCCTCTCGACGGCTATCCGGATGCTGGCACCTTTGCCCTGGTCTCCGGCCTCAAGGGGCGTGGCATCTCCGCTCATGGCCTGGGCGTGGCTAGCCGCTGGTTCCGGATCACGGCCGAAGTGGCCGCCGGGAGCAGCCGCCTGCGACTGGTCAGCGACCTGGAGCTCGATCCGAAAACCCGGCAGGCGCGTGTCGTGCAGCGCCGCTTTCTGTCTCCAATCCAAGGTGAACCGCTTCCATGAACGCGTGGCTCTACCTCTACCCGGCAGGGCTCGATGCGCCTGACGAACACTGGCCGGTCTCCTGTTGGCCAGGCCCTGATGACAGGCATGACCTGACCCTGGCCGAAGCGGCCGCATTCCTGGCGGGGAACGCCGCACGAGTGGTGCTGCCGATGGAACTCTGCAGCTGGCTGCGCAGCGAGCCGTGGCCGGGGCGCCGGCGACCGACTGCCCAGGCGTTGGCCTATGCACTCGAAGAGCAACTGACGGACGATCCGGATCACCTGCACCTGGTGGTGGGCGAGCCCGATTCGGCTCGCCGCTATCCCTTGTGGGTCGTCGACAAGGTGCGCTTTGGTGGCATCGTCGAGCTGTTGCGGCAGTCGGGCCTGCGGCTGATGAGCGTCCAGGTGGATGCCGATCTGTTGCCTCCAGGCCAGCCCCATGGTGTCTGGTGGGGCGGTCGCTGGCTGCTGGGCGGAGCGCTGGAGATGCGTCTGGCACTGCCTGAGCCCGCTTTCCAGCAACTGCTTGCGCGCTTGCCGGCCGACGTGTGCCGGCTGGATCACGCGCAATCGGATCGGGTCCGGGAGCTGCTGGGCGCGGGGCAGGGGACGGAGTTGCTTCAGGGCCCCTTTCGACCCGCCGGCCTGCACAAGCCGTGGCGACCGCTGTTGGCGACCTTGCTGGCACTGTTCGTCCTGTCCTGGGGATTCACCCAGGTTCGCAGCCATGACCTGGAGACCCGGGCCGCGCAGCTTTACGCACAGAGCGTCCGGCATTTCCAGGCGCTCTATCCGCAGCAGACCCGGGTCGTCGACCTGGCGGCCCAGCTCAGGGCGCTCGCTGCCGACGAGACGGAAAAAACCAGGCAGATGGCCCGGCTGGTGCAACTGGTCGAGCAGGTGATCGGGGGCAGTGGCGTCGAGGTCCAGCGTATCGAGTATCGGGCCGGGACGGGCTGGACGCTGGCGCTGACGACCGGTGATTTCACCGAGCTGGAGCGGCTGCGCGAGCGCGGGCGGCAACAGCAGTTGCCCATCCGGCTCGGCACCGCGAGCAAGGAGCGCAGCCGCGTGCGTGCGCTGCTGACCCTGGCGGAGCAGAACCGATGATCAAGCGCCTGCCGAAGAGGGGCCTGCTGAACGAGCGCTGGCAGCGCCTGGCCCAGCGAGAGCGCCAGTGGCTGCTCGGGCTGGGAGCCTTCCTGCTGGCGGTGCTGCTGTTCATGGGGTTCTGGCAACCGGCGCAGCAACGCCTGGACAAGGCCGAGCGTCTTTACCAGCAACGCCTGGCCCTGCTCATCGAGGTGCAGCAGGCGCGGCCGGCGGCGGCCCGAGCGGAATCGGCACAGCCGTTGTCGACCCACCTGGGCGAGACCGCCCGGGCGGCCGGACTGGAGTTGCAGCAGTTGGACCAGGACGGCCAGTCGCTACGCCTGACGCTTTCGGGGGAGGCCCTGGCCCTGCTCGGCTGGCTGGACCGGATCGAGCAGGGTGGAGGGCGGTTGCAGAGCTTGAGCCTGGAGCCGCGCGGGCAACAGCTGGAGGCCAGGGTCGTGTGGCTGGTCCCCTGACTCAGGCTGCCTGGTTGCTTGCCAGCACCGGCAACCGCGCCAGTTTCAGGGCTACCAGCAAGGCCACCAGCAGCAGGCTGCCAATGAACAGGCCGATACCGTTCCAGGCGCCGTAGTGCCAGGCCACGCCGCCCAGGGTACCGGCGACGCTGGAGCCGGCGTAGTAGCAGAACAGGTACAGCGACGAGGCTTGTCCCTTGGCCTTGAGGGCGCGGCGGCCGATCCAGCTGCTGGCCACCGAGTGGGCGCCGAAGAAACCGAAGGTAAACAGCAGCACCCCGCCGATGACCACCGGCAGCGGCGTCGCCAGCGTCAGGGCGATGCCCAGCAGCATGATCAGGATCA of the Pseudomonas vanderleydeniana genome contains:
- the gspH gene encoding type II secretion system minor pseudopilin GspH yields the protein MRGPSRGFTLLELLLAMAIMGLVAGLIGFSMKPSPLRQAHREAGALLQLLQHLRERAVLEGQEFGLRIDAEGYQVVLYERPEWRAAGAAYRLPDGLYFRLELEGQPLKLGNRPNQPQLLLLSSDEMSAFTLHYETAQRRWLTVSGDGLGDPAIDED
- the gspL gene encoding type II secretion system protein GspL → MNAWLYLYPAGLDAPDEHWPVSCWPGPDDRHDLTLAEAAAFLAGNAARVVLPMELCSWLRSEPWPGRRRPTAQALAYALEEQLTDDPDHLHLVVGEPDSARRYPLWVVDKVRFGGIVELLRQSGLRLMSVQVDADLLPPGQPHGVWWGGRWLLGGALEMRLALPEPAFQQLLARLPADVCRLDHAQSDRVRELLGAGQGTELLQGPFRPAGLHKPWRPLLATLLALFVLSWGFTQVRSHDLETRAAQLYAQSVRHFQALYPQQTRVVDLAAQLRALAADETEKTRQMARLVQLVEQVIGGSGVEVQRIEYRAGTGWTLALTTGDFTELERLRERGRQQQLPIRLGTASKERSRVRALLTLAEQNR
- a CDS encoding general secretion pathway protein GspK, which produces MSPSRQQGVALITVLLIMALALLLAGNLLRSHRLALQGTTQSLHQVQLRQWAIAAEGWAAQLLQEPGPASRNVNLSQEWARRPLPLVLPGVELHLQIEDLAGRFNLTPLLAPGKADEIAWARWARLLARLGIAAIDLAPLRGVEVRDLSQLRLLPDMDASSLRRLEPWVALLPLEAPLNVNTSRALLVSILEDMSESEAQMLIERRPLDGYPDAGTFALVSGLKGRGISAHGLGVASRWFRITAEVAAGSSRLRLVSDLELDPKTRQARVVQRRFLSPIQGEPLP
- the gspI gene encoding type II secretion system minor pseudopilin GspI, coding for MKTEGGFTLLEVMVALAVFALLSAAVLSASDYVLRQTGSLQQRVFAAWLADNRLTELRLQAAPGAGRQQWLERFDGREWHLSQTLSPVVDQRLMQVELEVRLGSDPQPLHRLTGWLPVARHEVEP
- the gspM gene encoding type II secretion system protein GspM, with the protein product MIKRLPKRGLLNERWQRLAQRERQWLLGLGAFLLAVLLFMGFWQPAQQRLDKAERLYQQRLALLIEVQQARPAAARAESAQPLSTHLGETARAAGLELQQLDQDGQSLRLTLSGEALALLGWLDRIEQGGGRLQSLSLEPRGQQLEARVVWLVP
- the gspJ gene encoding type II secretion system minor pseudopilin GspJ, translated to MTRQGGFTLLELVIALAIFSLLSLGSWRLYEGLSRVQAQVLGHGQALRSLQRAFAVLERDLMQVGVSRDSPALSLREGALSLQRGNWRNPLDQPRSERQEVSYRLEAHDLWRHSRSPERVVPHKQRLLGDVRGLRWRFHDPKAGWRDDWPTGAKPPRAVEVTLSTGRFDRIRRVILLPEGA